One region of Anthonomus grandis grandis chromosome 22, icAntGran1.3, whole genome shotgun sequence genomic DNA includes:
- the LOC126748913 gene encoding VWFA and cache domain-containing protein 1 → MDPLYKVFIFCFFTVLFPMTCGNIDIKNISINLSQHVTFLKDVELGKQFVETKFHQTLKTTAPSSTTLSNHLDFMVQKLAQKIAHIFSAVDNATQLLDNQDKVPSVLLPCTKGNTKPESIPTSNGSLNNSIPVIRSNYVLDEMKRYLDQYKPLGFALKQHYFVSESDIRNIDGSKFFQCNGRDPLSLWKNYMRYQQYQRKNVVLVLDHGGSLSKQHLQIAKSVAKEILGCLTNDDRVALIAVASDWSAPEKECADSHSELLKEAKPSHLLHLNMFIDSLVRGSGPTNHVIGIKKALQLLSDDKVEEGDSVIVVYISRGLLSSLTEAKSVLKVINEQTKNITFPVLLNTCAVIDELKPVMYETHFLRDIAEQNFTRYNISYDYNPFRKPGYMMTVNKTEDIGFVVNRFFSIFNPNSVFKTSKNISLPHWDPHAEDLTVSFTSGWTSKATQRFALLGVDVYFSNLVEDITYYSSNQLHSYAFLIDLEGRVLVHPSILRPSAVTHQLLFVDLSYTETVKNVELLKKRLLSERNGTFITTSTTDDQLEYRWSRVGQWYVICIVFNQSYGMFNEPFKASPSQSLRRLLFQKLDGSENQKFCRHLSQIATLDVSSLYLSSSCFQSPFSASGISQDGFVEQGYLAYLKDVTGLLINPGLKKGVKEEVFALSHILDFLKKKHISSDMSKYIVRRYAASYSGVLEMFPGTVIVKGLEVTKTSWFLRSLQHRNKTVFIPPYLDKGGAGYIITMAYATPNFILAMDLTYGYMLKMLLNVMPYCLTENITCFLIDDQGYIIYHKKFTDMKDARPVEQQHIVHRESLVANDILNHKLFIEKLLCNDYADNTIQRFYRLNTSFTGELVNRVPGEHCITYHLSSISGTNLFVGVVNASCDVVPAFCPCSIVDRLCLNCNRMEQRECECPCECPLTSDVTFCPNNNNNQTLVNNSPCKLNHGEESSTEMAFLLDTDNNVESCFPVNCQNEKNPLDCFGLIGCEWCLYEMNGGLLKKPFCSEISSCFNGVFGMTTPFKAESHDITSVGQADFSPLGPILGLIIAMTMLLILLFICYRSYTNPVVVDTVYLSSFQDQLRISDLNINENFHDSGNYNDKLLKEERVAPSPYCVAGNYRRNNTAAESDYGYSTMTPHDESEHLSLAPIDVADSLDNEELSNSSSFLTSASTGKPSALAGASYHSSGLPISTELPSQKHCVVVPVTVHRNLETT, encoded by the exons ATGGATCCATTATAcaaagtatttattttctgcTTTTTCACTGTGCTGTTCCCCATGACTTGTGGCAACATagacattaaaaatatatctataaacTTAAGCCAGCATGTAACGTTTCTAAAAGATGTGGAATTAGGGAAACAATTTGTTGAG acGAAATTTCATCAAACCCTAAAAACCACTGCACCATCATCTACAACATTATCTAATCATTTAGATTTCATGGTACAAAAACTGGCTCAAAAAATAGCACATATTTTTTCTGCTGTTGACAATGCCACACAATTGTTAGACAATCAAGATAAGGTACCTTCAGTCTTGCTGCCTTGTACAAAAGGGAACACTAAACCAGAGTCAATACCTACCAGTAATGGTAGCCTAAATAATAGCATCCCTGTTATTAGATCAAACTATG TCTTAGATGAAATGAAAAGATATTTAGATCAGTACAAGCCATTGGGATTTGCCTTGAAGCAACATTATTTTGTATCTGAATCAGATATAAGAAATATAGATGGTTCTAAGTTCTTCCAATGTAATGGCCGGGACCCGCTTTCtttatggaaaaattatatGAGATATCAACAATATCAGagaaaaaatgtagttttggtTTTAGATCATGGAGGATCTTTAAGTAAACAACATCTGCAGATTGCAAAGTCAGTAG CAAAAGAAATATTAGGATGCCTTACAAATGATGATAGAGTAGCATTAATTGCTGTAGCCTCTGACTGGTCAGCTCCAGAAAAGGAATGTGCAGATTCCCATTCAGAGTTGTTGAAAGAAGCCAAACCCTcacatttattacatttaaatatgtTCATAGATTCTCTTGTGAGAGGAAGTG ggccGACGAATCATGTTATTGGGATTAAAAAGGCATTGCAGTTATTATCAGATGACAAAGTTGAAGAAGGAGATTCTGTTATAGTTGTATATATTAGTAGGGGATTGTTATCTTCTTTAACTGAGGCAAAAAGTGTCTTAAAAGTGATAAATGAACAAACTAAGAATATTACCTTTCCAGTTTTGCTTAACACATGTGCAGTCATTGatg AGTTGAAACCAGTAATGTATGAAACTCATTTTTTACGTGATATAGCAGAACAGAACTTTACCCGATATAATATTTCATATGATTATAATCCATTTAGAAAACCTGGCTACATGATGACTGTTAATAAGACTGAAGATATAGGATTTGTAGTAAATAggttttttagcatttttaaccCTAACAGTGTATTTAAGACCAGTAAGAATATTTCATTACCTCACTGGGATCCCCATGCTGAAG ATTTAACTGTATCCTTTACAAGTGGCTGGACCTCGAAGGCTACCCAAAGATTCGCTCTTTTGGGAGTagatgtatatttttcaaacttaGTGGAAGATATAACTTATTACAGCAGCAATCAGCTTCATTCATATGCATTTTTAATCGATTTAGAAGGTCGAGTACTCGTGCATCCTTCAATTCTACGACCTTCAGCAGTTACCCATCAGTTGTTGTTTGTTGATCTTAGTTATacagaaactgtaaaaaatgtCGAGCTTCTTAAAAAACGGCTGCTTTCGGAACGCAATGGAACGTTTATTACCACAAGTACAACAGATGATCag CTGGAATACAGATGGTCAAGAGTAGGGCAATGGTACGTTATATGCATTGTCTTTAATCAAAGCTATGGGATGTTTAATGAGCCTTTTAAAGCTTCTCCAAGTCAGTCATTGAGACGGCTTCTATTTCAAAAATTGGACGGTTCTGAAAATCAGAAATTTTGCCGCCACCTTTCTCAAATTGCCACTTTAG ATGTTTCATCACTGTACTTGAGCAGTTCATGTTTCCAATCACCATTCTCTGCATCAGGAATTTCTCAAGACGGATTTGTTGAACAAGGTTATTTGGCTTACCTTAAAGATGTTACAGGTCTACTAATCAATCCCGGATTGAAAAAAGGAGTCAAGGAAGAAGTGTTTGCATTAAGTCACATAttagattttttgaagaaaaaacatatATCATCAGATATGTCCAAATATATTGTAAGACGGTATGCAGCTTCCTACAGCGGCGTTCTAGAAATGTTTCCTGGAACCGTTATAGTAAAGGGTTTAGAAGTAACGAAAACATCTTGGTTTTTGCGTTCTTTACAACacagaaataaaacagtttttataccTCCTTATCTAGATAAAGGTGGTGCTGGTTATATAATTACAATGGCATATGCCACACCTAACTTCATTTTAGCTATGGATCTGACGTATGgttatatgttaaaaatgcttttaaatgtGATGCCTTACTGTTTAACTGAAAATATAACGTGTTTTCTTATAGATGATCAGGGATATATTATCtaccataaaaaatttactgaTATGAAAGATGCTAGACCAGTAGAACAACAACATATTGTACATAGGGAGTCCTTGGTAGCTAACGATATATTGAATCACAAactatttatagaaaaattgttGTGTAATGACTACGCAGATAATACAATTCAACGATTTTATCGACTTAACACTAGTTTTACAGGTGAGCTGGTAAATCGTGTGCCCGGGGAACACTGTATTACTTATCACTTATCCTCGATTTCCGGCACAAATTTATTTGTTGGTGTAGTAAATGCTTCTTGTGATGTTGTTCCTGCATTTTGCCCTTGTAGCATAGTTGATAGATTGTGCTTAAATTGCAATCGAATGGAACAAAGGGAATGTGAGTGTCCATGTGAATGCCCTTTAACGTCGGACGTGACTTTTTGtcctaataataacaataaccaGACATTAGTGAACAACTCGCCATGTAAATTAAATCATGGTGAGGAAAGTTCCACAGAAATGGCCTTTTTGTTGGATACAGATAACAATGTTGAATCATGCTTTCCAGTCAATTGCCAAAATGAAAAGAATCCTTTGGATTGTTTCGGTCTTATAGGATGTGAATGGTGCCTTTATGAGATGAATGGcggtttattgaaaaaaccatTTTGTTCAGAGATCAGCAGTTGTTTCAATGGGGTTTTTGGAATGACAACACCTTTTAAAGCAGAAAGTCATGATATCACTTCTGTAGGGCAAGCTGATTTTTCCCCATTAGGACCAATATTAGGCCTTATTATAGCCATGACgatgttacttattttattatttatttgctatCGGTCTTATACAAACCCTGTCGTCGTCGATACCGTTTATTTATCATCTTTCCAGGATCAATTACGAATAAGCGATTTAAACATTAATGAAAATTTCCATGATTCAGGGAATTACAATGACAAACTACTAAAAGAAGAGCGTGTGGCTCCCTCTCCTTATTGTGTAGCTGGTAATTACAGGAGGAATAATACCGCAGCTGAATCTGATTATGGTTATTCGACGATGACTCCCCACGACGAATCGGAACATCTCTCTTTAGCACCCATAGATGTTGCAGACTCATTAGATAATGAAGAATTGTCTAACAGTTCTTCTTTTCTTACTAGTGCATCAACGGGAAAACCTAGCGCACTAGCAGGCGCCAGCTATCATTCTTCCGGGCTTCCTATATCCACTGAACTTCCGTCACAAAAACACTGTGTAGTGGTGCCTGTGACTGTACATAGAAACTTGGAAACTACGTAA